One window of Nitrospirota bacterium genomic DNA carries:
- a CDS encoding diaminopimelate epimerase: MQFTKMHALGNDFIVIDNRKLKLKNLSLLSKKLCHRKFGIGADQLLALCNSKKADFKMRIFNPDGGEAEMCGNGIRCLAKYVWDRKISNLKSQISNLSIETLAGLIHLEKKGGLIKVDVGEPVFEPEKIPVRLGKAEAAFIIQPSNSLSHIINYPLRVDDRKFKITCVSMGNPHAVIVVNDIASFPVSLYGPVIEKHGIFPKKTNVEIIQILNRKNIKMRVWERGAGETMACGTGASASAVASALLGLSNRKVTVHLLGGKLIIEWAKNNHVYMTGPAVTVFDGEIEV, encoded by the coding sequence CTGCAATTTACAAAGATGCATGCGCTGGGCAATGACTTCATTGTCATTGACAACAGGAAATTAAAGCTAAAAAACCTCTCCCTGCTTTCAAAAAAACTCTGCCATAGAAAATTCGGCATAGGAGCTGACCAGCTTTTAGCGTTGTGTAATTCAAAAAAGGCAGACTTTAAAATGCGCATATTCAACCCGGACGGCGGAGAAGCCGAGATGTGCGGCAACGGCATCCGTTGTCTTGCGAAATATGTATGGGACAGAAAAATCTCAAATCTCAAATCTCAAATCTCAAATCTGTCTATAGAAACCCTTGCGGGCTTAATACATCTTGAGAAAAAAGGCGGTCTTATAAAAGTTGACGTGGGAGAGCCTGTTTTTGAACCTGAGAAAATACCGGTAAGACTAGGTAAGGCTGAAGCAGCCTTCATAATTCAACCTTCTAACAGTTTGTCACACATAATAAACTACCCCCTGCGAGTTGATGACAGAAAATTCAAAATCACCTGCGTCTCAATGGGCAATCCGCATGCAGTAATTGTTGTAAATGACATTGCATCGTTTCCGGTTAGCCTGTACGGTCCTGTGATTGAAAAACACGGCATATTCCCGAAAAAGACAAATGTTGAAATCATTCAGATACTCAACCGTAAAAATATTAAGATGCGGGTCTGGGAAAGAGGCGCTGGAGAGACCATGGCCTGCGGCACAGGCGCATCAGCCTCTGCAGTCGCCTCAGCGCTGCTCGGGCTCAGCAACAGAAAGGTAACTGTTCACCTCCTCGGAGGAAAACTTATAATTGAATGGGCCAAAAACAATCATGTGTACATGACAGGCCCTGCCGTGACGGTTTTTGACGGAGAGATTGAGGTATAA